One window from the genome of Paracoccus marcusii encodes:
- a CDS encoding tape measure protein, whose protein sequence is MTAGPTLQLIVDTTRMAPGEKALDSLARKGEQTEQQITASMSDIERAMARSGVATGRLGAGMSQLDKALVQATGDLRPLNRELDQTGRAAEKAGGAFAGMAGKIRLMLGGLGAALGVHQLVNYADTWSDISARVGLAVGDMDNAAPTMSRLSDMARQTYSSLNLTAEGFIANSVSLRELGLNTQQQLDYTEALNNALVVSGARGQRAESVNRALAASMAMGKMQGDQLNTVLTSGGRVAQVLAAELGTTTNGLRQMATDGKITSDVIYNALVGSMGALRDEAASMPATMGDAFTLMGNSILTLVGSFDQVTGASATMATGIIKVSDGIKYLAANSNIVIGALSGITAALVASFIPAAYGAVTALAAQTGAFILLNGGIWGSVAALVAMRGALIATGIGAFAVAVGLVVAKFLDLADNVGGAGNAMSLLGDVGIEVAGRIGQGFVQAGALIASGATYMKGVFLEAFATIARGFASMMTTIAQGLKIIGVGDGVGIGSGFAAQLTADADAAMVTSLERATAAGTALRDLATTSLDSVAALRRATGGMFGPNLPDEIQATTDAVVEFGGGAKKAGKSASGAVKGVNELTQAADRWRQKLQGALGPMASYNRDMTELSSLHKAGALNAADYAKAQALVTGELADGLPMVGDVSKAFGDFIASGLRDAKGAFDSILGSFKNMISQMIAMAARNRIMLSMGFSRGAIGAAGSAMAGMPGAAGAPVGGLTGVGGVLGGIASLGTAAMSAFTGGLQAAMGGIGSITQYTSLMMGGATTSLAGLASAAGAIAVPLLAVAAVFSFFRKKTKELDAGLRITVDGLNTAVDTFRKTETRRFWGLSKKTRTSYDRADQETQDALSSIVGNIQTGVMDAAAALGFGAETFAGFAHQMTISTKGMSKEDAQRAVEQALAGLGDGFAGMIPGLNALRKDGESTTEALNRLSTSLTGVNGIMDTLGHRFHAVGLAGADAASKIAEAFGGLDAMVSATQQYYQAFYTDAERLAVTTRQTSAALAELGIAMPQTRQEYRRMIASLDLTTEAGREAYAALIGLSGAFDLILPQISGFTREMTALQDRVVASIGTVIGGLSEAIRLNTSAAADWRKAGDGIRDYLDKLRGTASALFSPQQARAYNQALYQRTLRQANSGDVEAAGRLPGVADSYLSSVNDMARSRTEAALAQARVAVALSKVAVRTDTTATALERVAALQQRQVDILTGVQNYLAAGNSLTQAGITRLLGQLGSLDDRIALRAGDARTIVAGVSDALGNANVTASLTGADGLRTSMGTLRMSLVDLRQAIAAETARSERQRKVAALNTYVGGLTANAAGNHFVDDADLTAMSRAAGINTAGLNTSQIRNRLASFDGGDLLRGTVYDPTGSLERNYLEKERLKQEVSGIYGTIRQMMTQYGVTTANPFVLNDKGVRSNPHTGHFFINGRHITDHNHPFWNTLWGSGGLWARFTSAETALRNTPGFATGGTHLGGLRIVGENGPELEATGPSRIFSHRQSRAMLDNSEMVRELRAVRAELAEMKAHARGTAESTRDTFKTLREINSVGVGIDPDRNVVSGLGFA, encoded by the coding sequence ATGACCGCAGGTCCGACGCTCCAACTCATCGTCGACACCACCCGCATGGCGCCTGGCGAAAAGGCTCTCGACAGCCTTGCTCGCAAAGGTGAGCAGACCGAGCAGCAGATCACTGCCAGCATGTCTGATATTGAGCGTGCGATGGCGAGGTCCGGCGTTGCGACGGGTCGTCTCGGCGCCGGCATGAGTCAGCTCGACAAGGCTCTTGTCCAGGCGACGGGCGACCTCCGCCCGCTGAACCGGGAGCTTGATCAGACGGGGCGCGCCGCGGAGAAGGCGGGCGGCGCATTTGCAGGCATGGCCGGGAAGATCCGCCTGATGCTGGGAGGCCTCGGCGCTGCCTTGGGCGTCCACCAGCTGGTCAATTACGCGGATACCTGGTCCGACATTTCTGCGCGTGTCGGCTTGGCTGTGGGTGACATGGACAACGCGGCCCCGACGATGTCCCGTCTGTCCGACATGGCGCGGCAAACCTATTCGTCTTTGAACCTGACGGCCGAGGGCTTTATCGCCAACAGCGTCAGCCTGCGCGAGCTGGGCCTGAACACTCAGCAGCAGCTGGATTATACCGAAGCGCTCAACAACGCCCTGGTGGTCTCTGGCGCCCGCGGGCAGCGCGCCGAAAGCGTGAACCGTGCGCTGGCCGCATCGATGGCGATGGGCAAGATGCAGGGCGATCAGCTCAACACCGTGCTGACGTCCGGCGGTCGCGTCGCACAGGTCCTGGCCGCTGAACTGGGCACGACCACGAACGGCCTGCGGCAGATGGCAACCGACGGCAAGATCACCTCCGACGTGATCTACAATGCCCTCGTCGGGTCGATGGGCGCCCTTCGCGACGAGGCGGCCTCAATGCCTGCCACGATGGGCGACGCCTTCACTCTGATGGGCAACTCCATCCTGACGCTCGTCGGATCATTCGATCAGGTGACGGGGGCAAGCGCTACCATGGCCACGGGCATCATCAAGGTGTCGGACGGCATCAAGTACCTTGCCGCGAACTCGAACATCGTCATCGGGGCGCTTTCCGGAATCACCGCGGCACTCGTCGCGTCGTTCATTCCTGCGGCATACGGGGCTGTCACAGCACTTGCTGCCCAAACAGGCGCGTTCATCCTGCTGAATGGAGGCATTTGGGGCTCTGTGGCAGCCTTGGTCGCGATGCGCGGCGCGCTGATTGCCACCGGCATCGGTGCCTTCGCTGTCGCCGTGGGTCTCGTCGTAGCCAAGTTTCTGGACCTTGCCGACAACGTGGGTGGAGCGGGCAATGCCATGTCCCTGCTAGGCGACGTCGGTATCGAGGTGGCAGGCCGGATCGGGCAAGGGTTTGTGCAGGCTGGTGCTTTGATCGCCAGCGGTGCGACCTACATGAAGGGTGTGTTCCTCGAAGCATTCGCCACCATTGCGCGCGGTTTCGCTTCGATGATGACGACGATCGCGCAGGGTCTGAAGATCATCGGAGTTGGCGATGGGGTCGGTATCGGATCGGGCTTTGCTGCCCAATTGACTGCTGATGCTGACGCCGCGATGGTTACGTCATTGGAGCGTGCCACGGCGGCCGGCACAGCCCTTCGGGATCTTGCCACCACGTCACTGGATTCTGTCGCTGCGCTGCGTCGTGCCACGGGCGGTATGTTTGGGCCCAATCTGCCTGATGAAATTCAAGCAACCACGGATGCTGTGGTTGAATTCGGCGGCGGGGCCAAGAAGGCCGGAAAATCCGCATCCGGAGCCGTAAAGGGCGTGAACGAACTGACGCAAGCCGCCGATCGGTGGCGCCAGAAGCTGCAGGGTGCCCTTGGCCCCATGGCCAGCTACAACCGCGACATGACCGAGCTGTCATCGCTCCATAAGGCTGGTGCGCTTAACGCGGCCGACTATGCCAAGGCGCAGGCGTTGGTCACGGGCGAACTGGCTGATGGGCTGCCCATGGTCGGTGACGTCTCCAAGGCGTTCGGCGACTTCATCGCCAGCGGCCTGCGCGATGCCAAAGGCGCGTTCGACAGCATCTTGGGCAGCTTCAAGAACATGATCTCCCAGATGATCGCCATGGCTGCCAGGAACCGCATCATGCTGTCCATGGGCTTCAGCAGGGGTGCTATCGGTGCAGCGGGAAGTGCCATGGCAGGCATGCCGGGCGCGGCCGGGGCACCTGTAGGTGGCCTGACCGGCGTCGGTGGCGTTCTGGGCGGCATCGCGTCGCTCGGCACGGCAGCCATGTCCGCCTTTACGGGCGGCCTGCAGGCGGCCATGGGCGGCATCGGGTCGATCACCCAGTACACGTCTCTGATGATGGGTGGCGCGACGACGAGCCTTGCCGGGCTCGCCTCGGCTGCTGGGGCCATCGCCGTTCCCCTGCTGGCGGTCGCCGCGGTGTTCTCCTTCTTCAGGAAGAAGACCAAGGAACTGGATGCCGGTCTGCGCATCACCGTCGATGGCTTGAACACCGCGGTCGATACCTTCCGCAAGACCGAGACGCGCCGGTTCTGGGGCCTGTCGAAGAAGACCCGCACCAGCTACGACCGCGCCGATCAGGAGACCCAGGACGCGCTGTCCAGTATCGTAGGTAACATCCAGACCGGTGTCATGGATGCCGCCGCGGCGCTCGGCTTCGGGGCCGAGACCTTCGCGGGTTTCGCGCACCAGATGACCATCAGCACCAAAGGCATGAGCAAGGAGGACGCGCAGCGCGCCGTCGAGCAGGCCCTCGCGGGTCTCGGCGACGGGTTCGCCGGGATGATCCCCGGCCTCAATGCCCTCCGCAAGGATGGCGAAAGCACCACGGAGGCGCTGAACCGCCTGTCCACGTCGCTGACCGGCGTCAACGGCATCATGGACACACTGGGTCACCGCTTCCATGCCGTGGGTCTTGCTGGTGCGGATGCGGCGTCCAAGATTGCCGAGGCGTTCGGCGGCCTGGACGCGATGGTGAGTGCCACGCAGCAGTACTACCAGGCGTTCTACACCGATGCCGAACGACTGGCCGTCACCACCCGCCAGACCTCGGCCGCGCTGGCGGAGCTGGGCATCGCCATGCCGCAGACCCGCCAGGAGTACCGCCGCATGATCGCGTCCCTGGACCTGACCACGGAGGCGGGCCGCGAGGCCTATGCCGCGCTGATCGGCCTGTCGGGTGCCTTCGACCTGATCCTGCCGCAGATTTCGGGCTTCACGCGGGAGATGACGGCACTGCAGGATCGGGTCGTCGCCTCGATCGGCACCGTCATCGGCGGCCTGTCCGAAGCGATCCGCCTGAACACGTCCGCCGCGGCCGACTGGCGCAAGGCGGGTGACGGCATCCGCGACTACCTGGACAAGCTCCGGGGCACGGCCTCGGCACTGTTCAGCCCGCAGCAGGCGCGCGCCTACAACCAGGCGCTCTACCAGCGCACCTTGAGGCAGGCGAACAGCGGCGATGTGGAGGCGGCGGGTCGTCTGCCCGGCGTGGCCGACAGCTACTTGTCCAGCGTCAACGACATGGCACGGTCCAGGACCGAGGCCGCGCTGGCACAGGCCCGCGTGGCCGTGGCGCTAAGCAAGGTCGCGGTCAGGACCGATACCACCGCGACGGCGCTGGAACGGGTCGCGGCGCTGCAGCAGCGGCAGGTCGACATCCTGACCGGCGTGCAGAACTACCTGGCGGCAGGCAACAGCCTGACGCAGGCGGGGATCACGCGCCTTCTGGGTCAGCTTGGCAGCCTGGACGATCGCATCGCGCTGCGGGCCGGCGATGCCCGCACCATCGTCGCGGGCGTCAGCGATGCCCTGGGCAATGCCAACGTCACGGCGTCGCTCACGGGCGCGGACGGGCTGCGCACCAGCATGGGTACGTTGCGCATGTCGCTGGTGGATCTCCGTCAGGCCATCGCGGCCGAGACGGCGCGGAGCGAACGGCAGCGCAAGGTCGCGGCCCTGAACACCTATGTCGGTGGCCTCACGGCCAATGCCGCGGGCAACCACTTCGTGGACGATGCCGATCTCACGGCGATGTCTCGGGCCGCGGGGATCAACACGGCCGGGCTCAACACCAGCCAGATCCGCAATCGGCTGGCGTCCTTCGACGGCGGCGACCTGCTGCGCGGGACGGTCTACGATCCCACGGGCAGCCTGGAGCGCAACTACCTGGAGAAGGAGCGGCTGAAGCAGGAGGTCAGCGGCATCTACGGCACCATCCGGCAGATGATGACCCAGTACGGGGTGACCACGGCCAACCCGTTCGTGCTGAACGACAAGGGCGTGCGGTCCAACCCGCACACCGGGCACTTCTTCATCAACGGGAGGCACATCACCGACCACAACCACCCGTTCTGGAACACCCTCTGGGGCTCGGGCGGGCTGTGGGCGCGGTTCACGTCCGCCGAGACGGCGCTGCGCAACACGCCGGGCTTCGCGACGGGCGGTACCCACCTCGGGGGCCTCCGTATCGTGGGCGAGAACGGTCCGGAACTGGAAGCCACCGGTCCGAGCCGCATCTTCAGCCACCGCCAGAGCCGCGCCATGCTGGACAACAGCGAGATGGTGCGGGAACTGCGCGCGGTCCGCGCTGAGCTCGCGGAGATGAAGGCGCACGCCCGCGGCACGGCCGAGAGCACGAGGGACACGTTCAAGACGCTGCGGGAGATCAATTCCGTCGGCGTCGGGATCGACCCTGACCGGAACGTAGTCTCCGGTCTTGGCTTTGCGTGA
- a CDS encoding heavy metal-binding domain-containing protein — MCKSPAGWRRASGGLTMRECADCGREVGFFQQINGRCKSCNQRFMRLHLLTQEHGADRAAEILQYETASSDQEKIDSVILTTEVASDLIIIERIDIVTAECAFGMNIFKDLFASARDIFGGRSRAVQNTMRDARKTALSELRREAYLVGANAVVGVDLDYVELSASGSMVMLVASGTAVRVQTHQDPGNGGSRSVSAPSSASKA, encoded by the coding sequence ATGTGCAAAAGCCCCGCAGGATGGCGCAGGGCAAGTGGAGGATTGACGATGAGGGAATGCGCAGACTGCGGACGAGAGGTCGGTTTCTTCCAGCAAATCAATGGTCGGTGTAAATCATGCAACCAGAGATTCATGCGCTTGCACCTGCTCACACAGGAGCACGGAGCCGATCGCGCTGCAGAGATTCTTCAGTATGAAACTGCAAGCAGTGATCAAGAGAAGATAGATTCGGTCATTTTAACTACAGAAGTAGCATCAGACCTTATCATCATTGAGCGGATCGACATCGTGACGGCTGAGTGTGCTTTTGGCATGAACATATTTAAAGATCTGTTTGCCAGTGCTCGGGACATTTTCGGCGGTAGGTCTAGAGCTGTTCAAAACACAATGCGCGACGCACGCAAGACGGCTTTATCGGAACTAAGGCGGGAAGCTTATCTGGTTGGTGCAAATGCAGTGGTAGGTGTGGACTTAGACTACGTCGAACTATCAGCATCTGGCAGTATGGTAATGTTAGTTGCATCAGGCACGGCAGTGCGAGTTCAGACCCACCAAGACCCAGGAAATGGTGGCTCTCGTAGCGTATCCGCGCCCTCGTCGGCCTCCAAAGCATAG